The Leptospira sp. WS39.C2 genome contains a region encoding:
- a CDS encoding DsbA family oxidoreductase produces MSTNSEVFPIDIVSDVACPWCYVGKKKLEKALAQVGNSITPEIRWRPFQLSPEIPEEGIDYKIHLTQKFGSLDRLDGAWTRLTEIGKDVGINFQFQNIPKATNTLVLHALVAALPTLEAQQNLVERFFAANFEETLDLTDKEVVWKVVEPFYNNRTQFDTIYDDGNLKQNIQQEIQYYHQNGISGVPYFIIGGKYAVSGAQDSSVFVEVIETVIKERESENKGQ; encoded by the coding sequence ATGTCAACAAACTCTGAAGTATTTCCAATCGATATTGTTTCCGATGTAGCCTGTCCTTGGTGTTATGTTGGCAAAAAAAAATTAGAAAAAGCGCTGGCACAAGTTGGAAATTCGATCACTCCAGAAATCCGATGGCGGCCATTCCAACTTTCACCAGAAATTCCAGAAGAAGGTATTGATTATAAAATCCACCTAACACAAAAATTTGGAAGTTTGGACCGTTTGGATGGTGCTTGGACTAGACTCACAGAGATCGGAAAAGATGTGGGAATCAATTTCCAATTCCAAAACATTCCGAAAGCTACGAACACTTTGGTCTTACATGCCCTTGTAGCGGCACTTCCCACATTGGAAGCACAACAAAATTTGGTGGAACGATTCTTTGCCGCAAATTTTGAAGAAACATTGGATCTTACAGATAAGGAAGTGGTCTGGAAAGTTGTGGAACCATTTTACAATAACCGAACCCAGTTTGATACCATTTACGATGATGGCAATTTGAAACAAAATATCCAACAAGAAATTCAATATTACCATCAAAATGGAATTAGTGGGGTACCTTACTTCATTATTGGAGGAAAGTATGCAGTAAGTGGTGCACAAGACAGTTCTGTGTTTGTGGAAGTAATTGAAACTGTCATAAAAGAACGAGAATCCGAAAATAAAGGTCAATAA
- a CDS encoding efflux RND transporter permease subunit, with protein sequence MRKVIHFFVYKPLVANLVFIFLFLAGIISVLSMKREAFPRVNFRQVRVLTVYPGASPVDVEKKVTIPIEEKLREVEGLDSVRSISRNSESDISIKIDLEHNNPDGVVNDIRRAVDRVTNLPTQVKDRPIVTEQKSSNFPVLEIAIHGAMDEMELQEMGRFIEDEMRKVSGVSRVDAFGKRKEEWRIRVDPDLKKRYTIGFADIINAISKRNISVPAGSFLRPITQDIRVTGEINEINDIKNIPIRSNETGNTILLSQVANVKDTYERPRVLAVVNGEPAYVLQIIKKDSADIIRTVEAVKERIAELKKQIPANIQFTELNNEGARALKRLDVVITNSLQGLFLVVVVLILFFSFKDSLLTSLSLPLTLFAATIAFPIFDVSFNLVSMLGIIISLGMLVDNSIIISENIYKYRSKNYDSREAAVLGASELFVPIIGSYLTTVAAFLPMAFMSGIMGKFIWQIPFMVIVALTLSLFESFLLLPVRYAQFTSNTPKKRSKHRERFRSILENGFESLKLKFTKFITKVVGRPFLALGFILIVFLSSCGLVGLMNFNLFPKEGIDYVLVRAEFPPDFSAQETTKQLQYFQPILDKIPKSEVQSVILKIGIQQTDPTDPLTRIGEQLGMAQIILVPETERKRTAQEIFGELEPDLKKLPNAISVMVDLVVNGPPIGAAVTVAIEGRDYKTLKKISNEMQDFLRKQEGVININDDYKPGREEIQIRVKDTASAITGIDTEITAYYVRTAMEGLEASNLRKGKDEVRIIIQNDDRFRDGIEDLDSIRISNKFGLLTPITAVTTKTTVQGIEALYHNDYEKAITVLADVNEAITSSSIVNGKIVDEFGNIGKKYPGYKIKFRGEQEETAKSMVSLLVAGVLAFFGIFAILAIIFNSIKKPVLILLSIPLGFVGVVFGFLISGKALSFLAMIGIIGLAGVIVNASIVLVDTIEEFQSRGEGLLESLITASSERFRPILVTTMTTMAGMIPTAYAIGGSDPLLIPMTLSLAWGLGFGTFGSLIFIPASFSAYYKLKKRA encoded by the coding sequence ATGAGAAAAGTCATACATTTTTTTGTTTATAAACCCCTAGTTGCAAACCTTGTGTTTATCTTTTTGTTTCTTGCGGGAATCATCTCCGTACTTTCGATGAAACGAGAAGCTTTCCCTCGGGTCAACTTTCGCCAAGTAAGGGTGCTTACAGTTTATCCTGGTGCAAGCCCAGTGGACGTTGAAAAAAAAGTCACAATCCCCATCGAAGAAAAGTTACGCGAAGTGGAAGGTCTTGATTCCGTAAGGTCCATTTCCCGAAATTCAGAATCTGATATCAGCATTAAAATCGATTTGGAACACAATAACCCCGATGGAGTTGTGAATGATATTAGGCGTGCGGTGGACCGTGTCACTAACCTTCCAACACAAGTAAAAGATAGACCTATTGTCACAGAACAAAAGAGTTCCAACTTCCCAGTATTGGAAATTGCCATCCATGGTGCGATGGATGAGATGGAATTACAAGAGATGGGTCGTTTCATTGAAGATGAAATGCGTAAAGTTTCTGGAGTCTCTCGTGTAGATGCCTTTGGAAAACGAAAAGAAGAATGGCGGATTCGTGTTGATCCTGATCTAAAAAAAAGATATACCATTGGTTTTGCAGACATTATCAATGCGATCTCCAAACGAAATATAAGTGTTCCTGCAGGTTCTTTTTTACGACCGATCACACAAGACATTCGTGTGACAGGTGAGATAAATGAAATCAACGATATTAAAAATATTCCCATTCGTTCTAATGAAACGGGAAACACCATATTACTTTCACAAGTTGCCAATGTAAAGGATACTTATGAAAGGCCTCGTGTGTTAGCGGTGGTAAATGGAGAACCTGCTTATGTTTTACAAATCATAAAAAAAGACAGTGCAGACATCATTCGAACTGTCGAAGCAGTGAAAGAACGCATTGCAGAATTGAAAAAACAAATCCCAGCTAACATTCAGTTTACGGAACTAAACAACGAAGGAGCAAGAGCACTCAAACGATTGGATGTCGTAATCACTAACTCCTTACAAGGTTTGTTTTTAGTAGTTGTAGTGTTAATTTTATTCTTTAGTTTCAAAGATTCACTTTTAACAAGTTTGTCTTTACCACTTACCTTGTTTGCGGCAACGATTGCGTTTCCAATATTTGATGTGTCCTTTAATTTGGTTTCGATGCTCGGGATCATTATCTCACTAGGGATGTTAGTTGATAATAGCATCATCATCTCTGAGAATATATATAAGTATCGTTCCAAAAATTATGATTCGAGAGAAGCTGCAGTGCTTGGAGCAAGCGAATTGTTTGTGCCTATCATTGGATCATATTTAACAACAGTAGCTGCGTTTTTACCGATGGCATTTATGTCAGGAATTATGGGAAAATTCATTTGGCAGATTCCATTTATGGTGATCGTCGCTTTGACTTTATCCCTTTTCGAATCTTTTCTTTTATTACCAGTGCGGTATGCACAGTTCACTTCCAATACACCGAAAAAAAGGTCCAAACATAGAGAACGATTTCGTTCCATTTTAGAAAATGGTTTTGAATCATTAAAATTAAAGTTCACAAAATTTATTACGAAAGTAGTGGGAAGACCATTCCTTGCCCTTGGTTTTATCCTAATCGTATTTTTGTCATCATGTGGACTTGTTGGTCTCATGAATTTCAATTTGTTTCCGAAAGAAGGGATTGATTATGTTCTTGTAAGAGCGGAATTTCCACCAGACTTTTCGGCACAAGAAACCACAAAACAACTGCAATACTTCCAACCGATCTTGGATAAAATTCCAAAATCAGAAGTGCAAAGTGTCATTTTAAAAATTGGAATCCAACAAACAGACCCAACGGATCCACTCACTCGGATTGGAGAACAATTGGGAATGGCACAAATCATTCTTGTTCCAGAAACTGAGCGCAAACGAACGGCCCAAGAAATCTTTGGGGAACTGGAGCCTGATTTAAAAAAATTACCAAATGCCATTTCGGTCATGGTGGATTTGGTTGTGAATGGTCCTCCGATTGGTGCGGCAGTTACTGTGGCTATTGAAGGTCGTGATTATAAAACTTTGAAAAAAATCTCCAATGAGATGCAGGATTTTTTACGAAAACAGGAAGGTGTCATCAATATCAATGATGATTACAAACCTGGGCGGGAAGAAATTCAGATCCGTGTGAAAGACACAGCTTCCGCAATCACTGGAATTGATACTGAAATTACCGCTTATTATGTGCGAACTGCCATGGAAGGGTTGGAAGCCTCTAACCTTCGTAAAGGAAAAGATGAAGTACGCATCATCATCCAAAATGATGATCGTTTCCGCGATGGAATTGAAGATTTAGACTCTATCCGTATATCTAATAAATTTGGCCTGCTAACACCGATTACTGCAGTTACTACTAAAACAACTGTCCAAGGGATTGAAGCCTTGTATCATAATGATTATGAAAAGGCAATCACAGTCCTCGCCGATGTGAATGAAGCTATAACAAGTTCCTCTATTGTGAATGGAAAAATCGTAGATGAATTTGGGAACATTGGAAAAAAATACCCTGGTTATAAAATTAAATTCCGAGGGGAACAAGAAGAAACAGCCAAATCCATGGTATCATTACTCGTTGCAGGTGTGTTGGCATTTTTTGGAATATTTGCCATCCTTGCAATTATCTTTAATAGTATCAAAAAACCAGTGTTAATCTTACTTTCGATTCCACTTGGATTTGTGGGTGTTGTGTTTGGATTTTTAATTTCTGGCAAAGCTCTCAGTTTTCTTGCTATGATTGGAATCATTGGTCTTGCTGGAGTGATCGTGAACGCATCGATTGTGTTAGTTGACACAATTGAAGAGTTCCAATCAAGAGGGGAAGGGCTTTTGGAATCTCTCATCACTGCATCATCGGAAAGGTTTCGCCCTATCCTTGTGACAACGATGACAACCATGGCAGGGATGATCCCGACGGCTTATGCCATTGGTGGATCAGACCCACTCCTCATTCCTATGACATTGTCTTTGGCTTGGGGACTTGGATTTGGAACCTTTGGGTCATTGATCTTTATCCCAGCGAGTTTTTCAGCGTATTACAAACTGAAAAAAAGAGCTTAG
- a CDS encoding DUF2804 domain-containing protein codes for MPEIKKQIPLLNADGTITEEGWARSPLWTYNRENIAASKLRIKEWDYYSILSPSQGFGITITASDLGYAGLFAICYLDFKKGTFQQIDTLSILPLGKTGFPRVNNSGIVTFEDKKLHLRFESKNGKRSLEFGSNEFLTPDGSKGIQGKIELTEPKMDTMNIATSWKENRKAFYYNTKINCMPANGSVVMGNQTFKFDPKTDFGALDWGRGVWTYKNRWYWSSLSSWIDGKPFGLNLGYGFSDRSPASENVIFYDGKIHKLDEVNFIINTKDYMAPWKFVSNNKRLELDFKPIVDRNSYMNFILIKSVQHQVFGTFNGTVVLDDGKKIKLENVLGFAEDVLNHY; via the coding sequence ATGCCTGAAATCAAAAAACAAATTCCTTTACTCAACGCTGATGGTACGATTACTGAAGAAGGCTGGGCACGTTCACCCCTTTGGACATATAACCGAGAGAATATTGCCGCATCTAAACTAAGGATCAAAGAATGGGATTATTATTCGATCCTTTCACCTTCTCAAGGATTTGGTATCACTATTACAGCATCTGACTTAGGTTATGCGGGTCTTTTTGCTATTTGTTATTTGGATTTCAAAAAAGGTACTTTCCAACAAATTGATACTCTTTCGATATTACCTTTGGGAAAAACTGGATTTCCAAGAGTAAACAATAGTGGAATTGTCACCTTCGAAGATAAAAAACTCCATCTACGATTTGAATCCAAAAATGGAAAACGCAGTTTAGAATTTGGATCAAATGAATTCTTAACTCCAGATGGTTCCAAAGGAATCCAAGGAAAAATAGAACTAACGGAACCAAAGATGGATACTATGAATATCGCTACTTCTTGGAAAGAAAACCGAAAGGCATTCTATTATAATACAAAAATCAATTGTATGCCGGCGAATGGTAGTGTCGTTATGGGAAACCAAACTTTCAAATTTGATCCAAAAACGGACTTTGGCGCGTTGGATTGGGGAAGAGGTGTTTGGACCTATAAAAATCGTTGGTATTGGAGTTCTCTTTCTTCTTGGATCGACGGCAAACCATTTGGTCTTAATTTAGGGTATGGATTTTCCGATCGAAGTCCCGCTTCTGAAAACGTAATTTTTTATGATGGAAAAATTCACAAACTAGATGAAGTGAATTTCATCATCAATACAAAAGATTATATGGCACCTTGGAAATTTGTATCGAATAACAAACGTTTGGAATTAGATTTCAAACCAATTGTGGATCGCAATTCTTATATGAATTTTATCTTAATCAAATCTGTCCAACACCAAGTTTTCGGAACCTTCAATGGAACTGTTGTGTTAGATGATGGGAAAAAAATAAAATTAGAGAACGTGCTTGGTTTTGCCGAAGACGTCCTCAATCATTACTAA
- a CDS encoding GMC oxidoreductase, translated as MNQTIPKEQKFDFDVIIVGSGFGGSVSAYRLSQKGYKVLVIESGKRWKAGDFPKTNWSLRKYLWMPKLGFYGIQRINLLNDFLLVSGSGVGGGSLVYACTLYVPSSKVLNSPLYSKMGGEKALLPYYDVAKHMLGVTENPQLWEPDHLLLETAKSFGKEDTFQRTPVGIYFGNKKDAKDPFFDGDGPDRDPCNYCGGCMVGCRHNAKNTLDKNYLYLAEKLGAVILPETKVTSLIPLNVKGIPDPEASGEFGYELETNSTTGWFGYPKRKFRSEQVVLSAGVMGTVGLLLKMQQENKMIRLSEKLGDTVRTNSETVLPVTVPSSNNADYSRGIAITSSVHPDENTHIEPVRYSKGSDFFGVMASVMTDGGGKFPRPLKFFWTMIRHPLYFLKAHNPFGFAKNSIILLVMQTVDNSVRLVRKRRFIWPFQKTLTSALSTGEPTPTYIPIANAFTRKLAEIVGGIPRSSLNETLLSAPVTGHIMGGCIVAESPEKGVIDLENKVFGYENLRVCDASMLTVNLGVNPSLTITALSERAMSLIPPKETSVPFLKFEVKRGFDKIISFKPTKRVVKKSTRVK; from the coding sequence ATGAACCAAACCATTCCAAAAGAACAAAAATTTGATTTCGACGTAATTATCGTTGGATCAGGATTTGGTGGTTCCGTTTCTGCATATCGCCTTTCTCAAAAAGGATATAAAGTATTAGTCATTGAATCCGGCAAACGATGGAAGGCTGGCGACTTTCCAAAAACCAATTGGAGTTTACGTAAATATTTGTGGATGCCAAAACTCGGATTTTATGGAATCCAAAGGATCAATCTACTCAATGATTTTTTACTTGTGAGTGGATCAGGTGTAGGTGGTGGATCACTTGTTTATGCTTGTACTTTATATGTTCCTTCTAGTAAAGTATTAAACTCACCGTTGTATTCCAAAATGGGTGGAGAAAAAGCTTTATTACCTTATTATGATGTTGCAAAACACATGTTAGGTGTGACTGAAAATCCGCAATTATGGGAACCAGACCATTTATTATTAGAAACGGCAAAGTCTTTTGGAAAAGAAGATACCTTTCAAAGAACACCTGTTGGGATATATTTTGGAAACAAAAAAGATGCCAAGGATCCATTTTTTGATGGAGATGGCCCTGACCGAGATCCTTGTAACTATTGTGGTGGGTGTATGGTGGGTTGCCGACACAATGCTAAAAACACACTTGATAAAAACTATTTGTACTTAGCAGAGAAGTTAGGTGCTGTTATTTTGCCCGAAACTAAAGTTACTTCTCTTATCCCACTCAACGTAAAAGGTATACCTGATCCAGAAGCAAGTGGTGAATTTGGATATGAATTAGAAACAAATAGCACAACAGGTTGGTTCGGGTATCCAAAACGAAAATTTCGATCCGAACAAGTTGTTCTTTCTGCAGGTGTGATGGGAACTGTTGGTTTACTTCTCAAGATGCAACAAGAAAACAAAATGATTCGTTTGTCAGAGAAGTTAGGTGATACTGTCCGAACCAATAGTGAAACCGTTTTACCAGTGACAGTCCCATCAAGTAATAACGCAGATTATTCAAGGGGGATTGCCATCACTTCTTCTGTCCACCCAGATGAAAACACTCATATTGAACCTGTGCGTTATTCGAAAGGATCAGACTTTTTTGGCGTAATGGCGAGTGTAATGACAGATGGAGGTGGGAAATTTCCTCGACCACTTAAGTTTTTTTGGACGATGATCCGCCACCCTCTTTACTTTCTAAAGGCTCACAATCCGTTCGGATTTGCCAAAAACTCCATCATCTTACTTGTCATGCAAACCGTAGACAATAGCGTACGACTTGTTCGCAAACGTCGTTTCATTTGGCCTTTTCAAAAGACACTGACATCAGCACTTTCCACTGGCGAACCAACACCAACTTACATTCCCATTGCCAATGCCTTCACACGCAAATTGGCTGAGATTGTTGGTGGGATTCCCAGAAGTTCTCTCAACGAAACATTATTGTCTGCACCTGTCACAGGCCATATCATGGGAGGGTGTATTGTAGCAGAATCGCCAGAAAAAGGTGTGATTGATTTGGAAAACAAAGTATTTGGTTATGAGAACTTACGTGTTTGTGATGCATCTATGTTGACTGTGAATTTAGGTGTGAACCCAAGTTTAACCATTACTGCACTTTCTGAAAGAGCAATGAGTCTCATCCCTCCCAAGGAAACTTCTGTTCCGTTTTTAAAATTTGAAGTGAAACGGGGATTTGATAAAATCATAAGTTTCAAACCGACAAAACGTGTGGTTAAAAAATCGACAAGAGTTAAGTAA
- a CDS encoding ankyrin repeat domain-containing protein yields the protein MSVIEVAKSGTIEDWDLLLKDGADPNELDSYGTNALTWMLKVDNVDLFQHAITKGADPNTPYRTPGNVIFDVVSQNRAQFLDALITTAPYWKNSPNLFARDREGNTIYHIAVLEAAESLWETIHPWITVEVLSLRNEAGRSLFLEAVVENRFEIVLYLLKNFPQVKDHLDQEGKNALHLASERNLDDVCGILLEDDSLNLESKDHFGNTALFLSASCDGVESLKELLYAGANPFVWGENEESITRLLDREKFGHCLKTWKDFVIQKAILGDVYPLRKEMIQYIQTEKPFKPEELAKAKLVDLI from the coding sequence ATGAGTGTCATTGAAGTTGCAAAGTCAGGTACTATAGAAGATTGGGATTTACTTCTTAAAGATGGGGCTGATCCAAACGAACTGGATTCTTATGGAACCAATGCCCTCACTTGGATGTTGAAAGTTGACAATGTAGATTTGTTCCAACACGCAATCACAAAAGGTGCTGACCCTAATACCCCATACAGAACCCCAGGTAATGTTATCTTTGATGTGGTTAGCCAAAATCGTGCACAATTTTTAGATGCTCTCATCACTACGGCTCCATACTGGAAAAACTCACCTAACCTTTTCGCACGAGATAGAGAAGGGAATACCATCTATCACATAGCAGTATTGGAAGCAGCTGAGAGTTTATGGGAAACGATCCATCCGTGGATCACTGTGGAAGTGTTGTCCTTGCGGAATGAAGCCGGTCGTTCCCTATTTTTAGAAGCAGTAGTAGAAAATCGATTTGAGATTGTTCTGTATCTATTAAAAAACTTTCCACAGGTAAAAGACCATTTGGACCAAGAAGGAAAAAATGCACTACATTTAGCATCCGAACGTAATCTAGATGATGTGTGTGGCATTCTTTTGGAAGATGATAGTCTCAATTTAGAATCGAAAGATCATTTTGGAAACACAGCTTTGTTTTTATCTGCCTCTTGTGATGGTGTGGAATCTTTGAAGGAACTTCTATATGCGGGAGCAAATCCTTTTGTATGGGGTGAAAATGAGGAATCAATCACAAGGTTATTAGATAGAGAAAAATTTGGGCATTGTCTCAAAACATGGAAAGACTTTGTGATCCAAAAAGCCATCCTAGGGGACGTGTATCCCCTTAGAAAAGAAATGATCCAATACATCCAAACAGAAAAACCATTCAAACCTGAAGAACTTGCCAAAGCAAAGTTAGTTGATTTGATCTAA
- the mnmE gene encoding tRNA uridine-5-carboxymethylaminomethyl(34) synthesis GTPase MnmE — translation MIDTIAALSTAQGPGAIGILRVSGSLVLPISLAVLEKNGKPFTETFIQNQKRSAIFCDFVENGKPLDQIVFFYFPAPNSYTGEDLAEFHLHGNPILLKRALHVLLDQGARPAEKGEFTKRAYLNGKINLSGAEAISRLIEARSKYELELAQKNVFGEITKLSSKIRSDLISLKAECEAEIDFSTEDLTFESLEQRKNRMVGLKNLCSKLIKDAERAESLILQSTVVLYGEPNTGKSSLMNLLIGKDRSIISDVPGTTRDYIAEELSLDGIPIRLVDTAGIRETTDNIEQMGIERSKREADSANVKLLLIDTSAPFETQSFLSKHKERLFGSIIVANKIDTKHPSWKKEYIEDLQKEFQLTISEISCKTKQGIPELLELLKSKLTSKDNTEDLVLLEDRQRYHIQKIESCLSESILLMENNAPAEIYIQEINVALLEIGQVNGIVENEEILGRIFSKFCVGK, via the coding sequence TTGATTGATACCATTGCGGCATTGTCCACTGCCCAAGGTCCCGGAGCGATTGGTATCCTTCGGGTCTCGGGTTCTTTGGTTTTGCCCATCTCCCTTGCCGTTTTAGAAAAAAACGGAAAACCCTTTACCGAAACTTTTATCCAAAACCAAAAACGTTCTGCCATTTTTTGTGACTTCGTCGAAAATGGAAAACCCTTAGACCAAATTGTATTTTTTTATTTTCCAGCACCTAACTCCTACACAGGTGAGGATTTAGCAGAGTTTCATTTACACGGAAATCCTATTTTATTAAAACGAGCACTCCATGTCCTTTTGGATCAAGGAGCAAGACCTGCAGAGAAAGGTGAATTTACCAAACGTGCTTATTTAAATGGAAAAATCAATTTGTCTGGCGCGGAAGCCATCAGCCGACTCATTGAAGCAAGATCCAAATATGAATTGGAACTTGCTCAAAAAAACGTATTCGGTGAAATCACAAAATTAAGTTCCAAAATCCGTAGTGATTTGATTTCACTGAAAGCCGAATGTGAAGCCGAAATTGATTTTTCAACTGAAGACCTTACCTTTGAAAGTTTAGAACAAAGAAAAAACCGAATGGTAGGACTTAAAAATTTATGTTCGAAGTTAATCAAAGATGCCGAACGAGCGGAATCACTCATCTTACAATCGACAGTTGTTTTGTATGGAGAACCTAATACCGGCAAATCGAGTTTAATGAATTTACTCATTGGAAAAGATAGATCTATCATTTCTGACGTTCCAGGAACAACGAGAGATTATATCGCCGAAGAATTGAGTTTGGATGGAATCCCGATTCGACTTGTTGACACTGCTGGCATCAGAGAAACCACCGATAACATCGAACAAATGGGGATTGAAAGAAGTAAACGAGAAGCCGATAGCGCCAATGTTAAATTACTTTTGATTGATACTTCCGCACCTTTTGAAACTCAATCCTTTTTATCTAAGCACAAGGAACGTTTGTTTGGTTCTATTATTGTTGCCAATAAAATTGATACGAAACACCCCTCTTGGAAAAAAGAGTATATTGAAGATTTACAAAAGGAATTCCAATTAACCATTTCGGAGATTTCCTGCAAAACAAAACAAGGAATCCCTGAGTTATTAGAATTATTGAAATCAAAACTTACCTCCAAAGATAATACAGAAGATTTGGTTTTATTAGAAGACCGCCAAAGGTATCACATTCAGAAAATTGAATCTTGTTTGTCTGAATCCATACTATTGATGGAAAACAATGCGCCTGCAGAAATTTATATCCAAGAAATCAATGTGGCACTGTTAGAAATTGGGCAAGTGAATGGAATCGTTGAAAATGAGGAAATTCTGGGTCGAATTTTTAGCAAATTTTGTGTCGGTAAATAA
- the jag gene encoding RNA-binding cell elongation regulator Jag/EloR, whose product MNNYIFEAEGKTKGEAEDFTLETLRLQAGDLRFEVVDSGKSGFLGITQKKPAVVRAFVANNDIPSEKIIHGVIITILKKMGIPAEVVGMGDVDGKIYVELTSKESGLIIGKRGGTLDSLQFLLNLMVDPKIRHNRKIVLDIESYRDKRELSLIRLAKSVAASVIKSGRSKLLDPMNPFERRIVHMAIQEDERVFTRSEGNGTFKRVRVISAKEKHKYKDLEDPSKKGLPVEDFADGVDQEDLD is encoded by the coding sequence ATGAATAATTACATTTTCGAAGCCGAAGGAAAAACGAAAGGGGAAGCCGAAGATTTTACTCTCGAAACCCTTCGTCTCCAAGCAGGCGATTTACGATTCGAAGTAGTAGATTCCGGAAAGTCCGGCTTTTTAGGAATCACACAAAAAAAACCAGCCGTTGTACGCGCGTTTGTTGCTAACAACGATATCCCTTCTGAAAAAATCATACACGGAGTGATCATCACCATTTTGAAAAAAATGGGAATCCCCGCAGAAGTAGTGGGAATGGGTGATGTAGACGGAAAAATTTATGTCGAACTCACAAGTAAAGAATCTGGACTTATCATTGGAAAACGTGGAGGCACATTAGATTCTCTCCAATTCCTACTCAACTTAATGGTAGATCCAAAAATTCGACACAATCGTAAAATTGTATTAGATATTGAATCTTACCGCGACAAACGCGAGTTATCTCTTATCCGTTTGGCAAAATCTGTAGCTGCTTCTGTAATCAAATCGGGAAGATCGAAATTACTCGATCCAATGAATCCTTTTGAAAGAAGGATCGTTCACATGGCAATCCAAGAAGATGAAAGAGTGTTCACAAGATCAGAAGGAAACGGAACTTTCAAACGTGTTCGAGTGATCTCTGCAAAAGAAAAACACAAATACAAAGATTTGGAAGATCCTTCTAAAAAAGGTCTGCCAGTGGAAGACTTTGCTGATGGTGTAGACCAAGAAGATCTTGATTGA